One stretch of Anolis carolinensis isolate JA03-04 chromosome 3, rAnoCar3.1.pri, whole genome shotgun sequence DNA includes these proteins:
- the LOC134297957 gene encoding D-beta-hydroxybutyrate dehydrogenase, mitochondrial-like: MFLWAKGKAVLITGCDKGFGHALARHLYARGFTVFAGCLLKDRGGDGARALASLGSERLQVLQLDVCRQEEVDRALSLVQESLEDPQQGLWGLVNNAGVASFGEVEFTSLDRYREVAEVNLWGAIRVTKAFLPLVRRARGRVVNLTSALGRVASPLRSSYCVSKFGLEAFTDCLRQEMRPWGVAVVAVEPSNFIAATGIFTEEGVEAAAREMWGRASEGVRADYGEASFWRQVGHMKAFVRSGLRDLSPVLDDITDALCAQLPYARYNPMEPRWWLRLQAVTHLPSALTDWLYAN, encoded by the exons ATGTTCCTTTGG GCCAAAGGGAAGGCCGTGCTGATCACGGGCTGCGACAAGGGCTTTGGCCATGCCCTGGCCAGGCACCTCTACGCCAGAGGCTTCACCGTCTTTGCCGGCTGCCTGCTCAAG GACCGAGGGGGGGACGGTGCCCGAGCCTTGGCCAGCCTGGGGTCCGAGCGCCTGCAGGTCCTGCAGCTGGACGTCTGCCGCCAGGAGGAGGTGGACCGGGCCCTGAGCCTCGTGCAGGAGAGCCTGGAGGACCCCCAGCAAG GCCTGTGGGGCCTGGTGAACAACGCGGGCGTGGCCTCCTTTGGGGAGGTGGAATTCACCAGCCTGGACCGGTACCGGGAGGTGGCGGAGGTCAACCTGTGGGGCGCCATTCGCGTGACCAAGGCCTTCCTGCCCCTCGTCCGCAGGGCCAGAG GCCGGGTGGTCAACTTGACCAGTGCGCTGGGCCGGGTGGCCAGTCCGCTGCGCTCCTCCTACTGCGTCTCCAAGTTCGGCCTGGAGGCCTTCACCGACTGCCTGCGCCAGGAGATGCGCCCCTGGGGGGTGGCCGTGGTGGCCGTCGAGCCCAGCAACTTCATCGCGGCCACCGGCATCTTCACGGAGGAAGGCGTGGAGGCCGCGGCCCGGGAGATGTGGGGCCGGGCCAGCGAAGGGGTCCGCGCCGACTACGGGGAGGCCTCCTTCTGGCGGCAGGTGGGCCACATGAAGGCCTTTGTCCGCAGTGGCCTGAGGGACCTCAGCCCCGTCCTGGACGACATCACGGACGCCCTCTGCGCCCAGCTGCCCTACGCCCGCTACAACCCCATGGAGCCCCGCTGGTGGCTGCGCCTGCAGGCCGTGACCCACCTGCCCTCCGCACTGACCGACTGGCTCTATGCAAATTAG